A DNA window from Camelina sativa cultivar DH55 chromosome 17, Cs, whole genome shotgun sequence contains the following coding sequences:
- the LOC104758945 gene encoding heavy metal-associated isoprenylated plant protein 3-like produces the protein MATEEMKSETKKTEQKQKQSPQIKQDLPPSTIPPLPLPYKSCSLKVSIHCEGCKRKVKKILTSIDGVYKVDIDVSQHRVTVIGIVSPEILLKKLHKAGKNAELVPEEIPDLVENKPKPVDPNEKNKNKKKEERVQITTDEATSSVTDKPEKTDAGKCDNQVSEKTDAKECGSGDGGENAPVKEEKKDVVKQKDTVKEESPSPPADSPAPAGKKVEETGGAGNGKVGKKKKNIGQNLSAPNNPTGGPTRSQSLPPPATEDHDRSINQINVIPNNNPPRHDMYLYPAPNYYAPQVMYGVSYNVAQPPLSADAASYYTPPPPYSYAYMHNSYQPSDQNAYPSRPSDSFELFSDENPNGCSVM, from the exons ATGGCAACAGAAGAAATGAaatcagaaactaaaaaaacagaacagaagcAAAAACAATCCCCTCAAATCAAACAAGACCTTCCTCCTTCGACCATACCACCTCTTCCACTTCCATACAAG TCATGCAGCTTGAAAGTTTCAATTCACTGTGAAGGCTgcaaaagaaaagtgaaaaagatcCTTACTAGCATTGACG GTGTTTATAAAGTGGACATTGATGTGAGCCAACATAGAGTCACAGTAATAGGGATCGTCTCACCGGAGATTCTATTAAAGAAGCTTCACAAGGCTGGTAAAAACGCCGAACTAGTGCCGGAGGAGATACCCGACCTGGTTGAAAACAAACCCAAACCCGTCGACCCgaatgagaagaacaagaacaagaagaaagaagaaagagtgcAAATAACAACCGATGAAGCTACCTCTTCCGTTACTGATAAACCGGAAAAAACCGACGCCGGGAAATGCGATAACCAAGTTTCCGAAAAAACCGACGCCAAAGAGTGTGGTTCCGGTGACGGCGGTGAAAATGCTCCGgtgaaagaggagaaaaaagaCGTTGTTAAACAGAAAGATACTGTCAAGGAAGAATCTCCGTCACCACCGGCGGATTCCCCGGCTCCGGCGGGGAAGAAAGTTGAAGAAACCGGTGGAGCTGGTAATGGCAAAGttggtaaaaagaagaaaaacataggGCAAAACTTGAGCGCTCCCAACAATCCTACCGGTGGACCTACCCGTAGTCAATCACTCCCTCCTCCCGCTACAGAAGATCACGACCGTTCAATCAATCAGATCAACGTAATACCCAATAACAATCCGCCACGTCACGATATGTATCTTTATCCTGCACCAAACTACTATGCGCCGCAGGTCATGTACGGCGTAAGTTATAACGTTGCTCAACCTCCGTTAAGTGCAGACGCTGCGTCGTATTATACACCTCCACCTCCGTATTCGTACGCTTACATGCACAATAGTTATCAACCGTCCGATCAAAACGCGTATCCATCTCGACCGTCAGATTCGTTTGAGTTATTCAGCGACGAGAACCCAAACGGTTGTTCGGTAATGTAA